GTTGCACGCTTCACCTTTATAGGTGCAAGGTATGACACAACCGCTCTCGGTGTAACTACCAAAACCACTACTATCGGGCATATTGATCCATTCGAAACTGATCAAATTGTCAGCGTTAGGCTCGAGTGGTTCTGGAACTGCCGCCTTGAGAACAGCTGCGTCAGTTTCATAGGTAATTATAAGAAATTCTCGGTCAATGAAACGATACGGCCCCTTAGGAAAGCTTGGGCTCATGATGGGCATAGAGGCCGCATTCAGTATATCATTTTTCTTCATGATATACTGACAATATTATATTGTTAGACTAGAAGTCAAATCGCTTTGCAGTATTCGAGTAAAGCGGTTTCAGTCATAAAGCCTAGGTCTTCCCCTGTTCTCGTTCGAACTGCTGCACCTTGCTGTTCAATCTCTTTGTCGCCAATAACCAGCATCAACGGTACTTTTGACATTTGAGCGTCTCTGATTTTGGCGCCTAATTTATCGCTACCCATTGGGACAGTCACTCTAAAACCAGCGTTTACCAGTGCACGTTCAAGATTTTTCGCGTAATCCAAATGCCTATCAGCAATACCCAAAATACGAATCTGTTCAGGAGCAAGCCAGAAAGGCAGGGCACCAGCGTGCTCTTCGATCAAGATCCCCATAAAACGCTCCAGGGATCCTAGGAGCGCTCGGTGAATCATCACCGGTCGTTCGTTTTGGCCTTCGGGGTTAACAAAGTTCAAATCGAATCGCTCAGGGTTATTAAAATCGAGCTGAACGGTTGAGCATTGCCACATGCGGTCTAAGCAGTCTTGAAGTTTAATATCAATCTTAGGACCGTAAAAAGCACCGCCGCCTTCGTCGACCTGGTAAGTTAAGCCATGACGTTCAATGGCACGCTTAAGACTCGCCTCAGCTTTTTCCCATTCTTCTACTTCACCCACAAATTTTTCAGGCCTTGTGGATAGATTAACTTCAAATTTAGAGAAGCCAAACTTGTTAAGCACCATTAAAACGAAGCCGATTACACGATCGAGTTCTTCGTCAATTTGATCCCAACGGCAGAATAAATGCGCATCATCCTGGGTGAATCCACGCACGCGCATGAGGCCGTGCATGACGCCAGCAAGCTCGTAGCGATAGACCGTTCCAAACTCAGCGTATCTAAACGGCAGCTCGCGATAGCTGCGCATTTTATTCTTAAAAGTTAAAATATGAAAAGGACAGTTCATGGGCTTGAGGACATATTCTTGTCCATCAACGTCCATCGGCGCGAACATGCTGTCGCGATAGAACTCCCAGTGGCCGGAGGTTTTCCACAAATCAGACTTCGCAATATGCGGTGAGAAGACCATCTCGTAGCCGTGCTTAAAATGCGCGTCGCGCAGATAGTCTTCGATGGCAACGCGCACTCTCGCGCCTTTAGGAAGCCAAGTGACTAAGCCTGCGCCGATCAAAGGATCGGATACGGAAAACAACTCAAGCTGAGGACCCAGTTTGCGATGGTCTCTCTTTTTGGCTTCTTCAATCTTATGCAGATGGGAATCCAGCGCTTCTTGCGATTCAAATGCGATGCCTGAAATGCGCTGCAACATTTCGCGGTTTTTATCTGCGCGCCAGTACGAGCCTGATACGCCGGTTAGTTTAAAAGCTTTGATGCTGCTGGCATTTGGAAGATGCGGCCCGCGGCAAAGGTCAACGAAGTCGCCGTTTTGGTAAATGGTGACAGTATCACTCGGGATCCAATCTAAAATTTCTTTTTTATAGCGCTGACCAAGTTTTTCGAACAAGCCGTAAGCTTCAGCTTTGGGAAGTTCTGTTTGCTCAAACGCATCGCCTTTTTTAATCAGGCGCTTCATCTCGGCTTCAATTACCGGCAAATCTTCGGGGACGACTGGCCTGCCAATATCGACATCGTAATAAAAACCATCTGAGTGGTCTTTGGGGCCCATGGTGATTTGCGCTCCCGGGTACAGCTTGATTATCGCAGCAGCAAGAACGTGTTCGCAGCTATGACACAGAGTGTCCCGAGGATTTTCATGGGCATGCATTGGTAGGCACGGCCGGTATCGAACCGGCGACCCCTACCATGTCAAGGTAGTGCTCTACCACTGAGCTACGCGCCTGCGAGCGGTGAATCAATCAATATTCGCTGCGTTTGTCAAGACGCCTTCGGGCGGATTATCACCAACCTCTTAACGGGTATCCGTTCCCATCGGTAACCTCATTTCTTCCAAATCTAATTAAATCTGCAAGCCACCAGCAGGCAGCCCCCAACGAAAGAGTCGCATGCGCCCCTAAAAGCAGCCCATTTTTGCCTTCTTTTGCTTTGTTCAGGCCAGAGGCAATAGCCACAGCAACCGTTAGGATTAACTGACCCGCGCCTTGCCCATTATTGTTTACGTAAAACTCCCCAGCGCCAAGCAGTCCGAAAAGCGCCTGAAGTATGAAGGCAGGCGCTTGGCTTTTTTCCTTGTAAGAGCAGGCAGCTTTGGGTAAATCGCTCCACCCATCTAAGCACTGACACTTTCCATCGGGGTTGCAAAAAGCTTGGCCGTCACACTCATTCGTTGACAAGCATGGTGCTCCGGAAAAGTGGGTGCTGTTGTTGGCGAGCACTGAGTGAGACAGAAAAACGAAAGCAGCTAAAAGTAAAATGCGCATTGTAATCTCCCAAGCTTTTCAAGCTAGTTTCCACGGATGATATTCCAGCCGTTATCCGAGTGTGGGAGCGTTTCGTAACGGTCCATTCTGAGTTTAAGTTGTTTTAAAGGGCCATCTTTCAGCGCTGCAGTCTCGCGAGCTATATCTTCATCGCTGTATTGAAGCGCGGCTTGGGCTGCGCTTAGAAATTTAATTAAAAGCTCGTTGTCTACGTTGAAAGCTCGATCGAATCCGCTAAGGGCTCGTTCGAAAGCCTCTCTTCTGAAAGGACTTTGGTAACCAGCAGCTCGTTCCAATTCGTCAATATAAGCGCTTCTAACAAGGTAGTCGGTATGAAACAGAGCTGCTTCTGGATGCTGATGAACTTTAAGCAGCAATATATGAGCATCTTCAACGCTTAAGTTGCTTACGTTCGCTGTTTCGAAGATGTTTCGCACCATATCCAAAGATAGATGTCGGTTTTTAAGCAGGTCGATCATTTTCTGATGTAGTGCCGGCTCCGGCATCGTTTTTAATAGGATATGTCTGGCGAGTTCCAAGTTATTGTTGTCCATTGCGTAAATCAGCGCAGGCAAACGTTGGAAATTCGGGTGGCATACTTCTGCGGCAGTCATTTTGTCGATTAATGCTATGCCAATTTCCTCGTAATGTTTGAGCTCCTTTGCTGCGCAGCCAGCCAAAGATCTTTGAGCTAACAAATTTAAAGCATGGTTATTTTGCCTGTCGAGAACGGCAATTTCTTCGTCGGGCATCTTCTCTAGAATTGACTGCGTTATGTCCGCGCTGCCAGTAATTAGAGAACGCATGAGCGCATTTTGGCCAAGGTGGTTGGTAACTTTCCCAGGTACCCGGGGCAAAGAATTAGTTGTAAAGACATCTTCTAATTCTAAGTTTGGCGTAGCCGAGTCGGCCCCCTGAGCTGCAGGAAAGGTAAAGATGTTTAGTTTTATCGGGTTGGTCGGTAGGATAGGCATCTTGAAGCAACAAACCAAAAGCTCATTCTATTGAGCCAACTTGCGAACAGCTTGCGCCCAAGTACGCTGGCTATGCTCTGCGCGTGAAGCGACGCTTTCTTTGTGGCAATTCTGAATTTGCAGCTGTTCGGCCGGTGTTTTGGCTAAAATGGCTTCTATCTCACGCTTTAAATCGAATTCAATTGCAATCATTAGCGCTGTATTCCCTCTCATATTTTGCATGGCAAAATCTTCAGGAGCCATTTTGTTTATTACGGCCAAGGCGACAGTATCCCCTATTTTTTCGAAAGCGCGCATTAATAAAGTTCGACCACTTTCATCTTCTCGCCATCTTAGTTGCGCAGATGACATTGAAGGCAAGAGGCGAAAGAAATCACTCATATTGTGTTGGATCGCTTCGTGTATTTCTGTCACACCATCCATTTCTGAGGGCAATAGTGATGGGTTTTCCCGCCTAATCTTCTCTTTGCTTTCGGCTCTAGCCTCCCCTAAGCGTTGCAAATGCTTTAGTTGAAAATCGATCTCGTCTGTATTCATTGATCTTGGCGTAAGAAACGCAAAAGCGGGATGCGCAGATGCGTGGCAATAACCTTCCCATGTTGGAATCTGCATTCGGTTTACAGAGGAACCTTGATTACCCATGAATCGGTTATATTTGCCCATCGGACCTTCTGCGCTTGGTTCGAAAGTATCTTTAGGGGAAAATGGTTCAGAGGGAGCGCTCTCCGACGGTTCTTGAGTGGGCCAGTATTTGGTGGGCAAGTTAGTCGCTGGTCGTATGGGCATGAACCTTTTTTCGGTGGGTTTCGATGATTGTTGCTTTAGGCTTTTCTCTTCATTGTACCCAAAGTTCGGATTCAGCAGGTGTAGGGGCGGGGGCTCTGTCGTTCACTTGTACGTGAACGGTCCTGCTAATGCCTGCTTGCTCCATGGTGACGCCGTATAATTGATCGGCTTTTTCCATGGTGCGCTTATTGTGGGTGATCACAATAAATTGTGAAATCTTTGACATTTCGGCCACCATTTGGCTGAAGCGGTCTACGTTAGCTTCATCTAATGGCGCGTCCACTTCGTCTAATAGACAGAAAGGGGAGGGCTTGATGAGGAAGATGGAGAAGATCAGGCTGGTGGCGGTCAGCGCTTTCTCACCGCCGCTCATGAGTGCAATAGAGGCAAGTTTTTTGCCTGGCGGTTGGGCGAAGATTTCCACGCCAGTGTTTAAGAGGTCTGCTGGATTGGTTAGCTCGAGCCACGCTTTGCCGCCTCTGAAGAGTCTTGGGAAGACTTGAGAGAAGCGCTCATTGATGGCGTTGAAGGCTTCTTCGAAACGCTGTTTGGTCGTTTCATTGATTTTTTGAATGGCGGCTTCTAGTTGGCCTAGGGCATTTGCTAAGTCTTCGCTTTGGGTGCTTAAGAAGGTGTAGCGTTTGCCGAGTTCAGCGAATTCTTCGATAGCGCCTTGATTGATCGGGCCTAGGTTATCCAGTTGGCGTTTAAGTGTTTTAAGCTCGGCTTCGCTGGTTTCGGCGTCAAAGTTTTTATGATGATAGTCGTGGATGATTTGCGCTGGGAGCAGTTGGTACTTGTCGTAAAGGCGCTTGTTTACGGCTTCAAGGGATAGTTCGGCTTCGCGAATTTCTAGGAGTAGTTTGTGCGTTAGCTTCTGCAGAGCATCGATGTCTTGGCGTTGCTTTGAAATGCCGGCTTCTAGGCCTGCCAGAACTTGTCTTTGTTTGGCGCAGGATTCTTGCTCGGCGATTTGGTTTTGCTTAAGCGCCGCGAGTTCTTTGGTGGCTGTTTCGATTTTTTCGGCGGCTAGTTTCGCTTGTGCGTGCAGCTGGATTTCATCTTCGGAGAGTTCGCTGAGTTGCCGGCTTAGGTTTTGGATTTGAAGTCTGATGTCTTCGATATTTTGAGTGGTTTGTTGTTCGGATCTGGTTAAGTGGCTTAAGCGCTCTTTGGCTGAAGCGGCTTCGATTCTAATGTGAGTGAACGCTTCGCTTTGGGCTGCGAAATCGGTTTCAAATTGGGTCATCTGAAGCTGATGAGCGGAGAGGTCCATTTCCAACTTTTGATGCACTTCTAGAGCTAGGGCCCATTTGTCTTGTAGGGCTTTGAGTTGGTCTTCTGAATAGGCTGGGTTGACTTGCAATTTGGCCGATTCGGATTCTAGTGCTGAAATTCTTGAGCGCAGGCTCTTGTCACTGCTTTCGCGGTTTTTGAGAGCTTCTTCTAGGCGGGCTGCGCTTAAGGAGATCGTTTGCTGTTGAGTTTTCAGGGCGTCTAGCTGATCGCGGGTGCTTTGTTGTTCTTTGGTTAGGACTTCGATGGCTAGAGTGCTGGACTCTAGTTCGGATTGAAGCGTGGTGAGTTCGGCCTGAAGGGCAGCGATCTCGCGTTTTTTGACTAAGAGGCCGGCGCTTTTTACGCGGTCGCCTGCAACGCATGAGCCGTCGATGTCGTAAAGTTCACCGGATTTGGTGATTAGGATGATGCCTTCTTGGCGGGCTTTCGGCCATTTTACAAGCGCTTCTTCGGTGTTTTCGACAATGTCGAATTTAAGCGGGTTGTTGGTGTCGGTGAAAAAGCGCAAGCGGCCTTTTTGAGAGAGTTCGAGGCCTGTGAGCAGATCTTGAACCAGGTAGGCTTCTAGGCGATCGCCGCAGGCGTCTTCGATCAGGCTTTCGAAGGATTCTGGGATATCGACTAGCTCGCCTGCGCGCTTTAGGCCGGCGTGTTCGGGGCGCTTTGGATCTTTCAGCGATTCGATGAGGGCGCTTAGGCGGCCTTGTTTGGAGGCGAGGCTTGCTGCTAGCTTTTGCTTTGATTGATTGGCTTCGTTTAGGCGGTTGTTTAGTTCGCTGAGTGCCGTTTGAGCTGCGCTGATTTCAATTTGACGCGACTGTTTTTCTTCGTTTGTCTTTTGAATGTCTGCGGCAAGCGACTGCCTTTGGCTGTCGGCGGCTTCGAGTTGAGTTTTTAGAAGAGCGGTCTCTTGTTCTAAGGTTTTTTCCCGCTGTTTGGCTTGTTCGCGCTGTTGAATGCGCGAGTTGATTTCGCCCTGAGCTTGAGTGGCTTCTCGGGCCGCCTGCATGATCTTGGATTGAATTAAGTTGGTTGTTTGATGATAGCCAGCGCGGGTAGCGGTTAGCTGCTGCAGGTTGGCGGAGGCGATGCTGACGCGCTGTTCTACATTGGCGTTTTCGGCGGCAACGGTTTGTTTTTGGAGGGCGAGTTGCTCTTTTTCTGCGTTGAGTTGTAGCAGTCGTTGCTCGATGCGTTTGGTTTCGTCAGCAGTGTGCAGGGCTTGCTTTTGTTTGGAAGCAAGCGTGCTTTCGGTAAACTGGATATCCCGCTGGGACAGCGCGATGGAGCTGTCTACGGCTTGGATCATGCTTTGTGTGAGGTTCAGCTTTTGCTGCGCATCGTTTAGCAGATCACGTTCCGTTTGGACGGCAGCTTCATGGCTGGCGATGGCTTCTAATTGATTTAAGAGCGCTTCTTCTGCGGCGCTGTGTTGGATGCGGTGAAACTGAGCTTGGTTGGTGAAATCGAAGAAACGGATGCTGGCTTCATGTAGCTCGAAATCGCGGATTTGGGCGTTTAGATTTTGAAAGCGCTCGGCTTTTTGGGCTTGTTTTTCCAAAGAGCCTAAGCGTTGCTCGACTTCCTTGGTAATATCATTAATGCGAAGTAGGTTTTGGCTGGTGCTGTCCATTTTTCGCTCGGCAGCAAGCTTTCGCATTTTATATTTGGTGATTCCAGCGGCTTCTTCGATGATTTGGCGACGGTCTTCTGGTTTTGCTTGTACTAGGCTTGCCACTCGGCCTTGTTCGATTATCGAGTATGCTTTGGTTCCTACGCCGGTGCCCAGAAAAAATTCAGTGATATCTCGCAATCGGCAAGTGCGTTTATTGATTTCATATTCGGAGTCGCCGTTTCTGTAGAGACGTCTAGTGACTTCAATTTCATCGAAATGACTGTATTCGCTAGGAACTAATTGACCGTCGTTTTCCAGTGTTAATGACACTTCTGCGAGGCCCATGGGTCCGCGATTTTGTGATCCATTAAAGATAATATCCTGCATTTGATCGCCACGCAGGTGTTTGGCGTTTTGCTCACCCATAACCCATCTCAGGGCATCCACGACGTTCGATTTGCCACAACCATTGGGCCCAACAATTCCTGTAACGCCAGCATCAAAATGAATAACCGCTCGATCGGCAAATGATTTAAAGCCAAATATTTCCAGCCGCTTAATCCGCATGGGCTTAGACTAGACAATTTTTGAAAGTAGTGCTATCCAGGTCCCTCTTTTTTACGCTTGCTTGCCCCGGAGTCTACCATGCGATCCAAAGGAACCCTGGTATTTTTATTTTATACCCTAGCTACTTTATTAGTAGGTACGGTGTTTACCCTTGCAACCCGAGAGATCTTTGGGTTTTTCAGGGTAATGGATACCCCATTGCTCGGACAAAATTTCCTTTTGTCAAACTTGGTAGGATCGGCGCTCGCGCTTATAGCTCTGATTTATAGTGCTTTTTTGAATCAAAGGGCTAGAGACTTTATCGAACAATGCATTGAAGAATTGCATAAAGTCGCATGGCCTTCTTGGATGGAAACACGGAAAGCGACCTTCACGGTGATTCTGGTGTCTTTGATTGCAGCGCTTATATTAGGCTTTTTTGACTCTATTTTTGGTTGGCTATCCAACCATGATTTCTTTTTGGGATAAATTATGACCGAAACAACAGCAGATTTAAAATGGTATGTCGTGCATACCTATGCAGGATTTGAGAACAAGGTAAAAAAAGGCCTTGAAGATAGGATCGCTCAGTATTCGATGGGAGAGCGATTTGGCGAGATTTGGGTTCCGACCGAAGTTGTAGAAGAAATTAAATCGGGCGTTCGTAAGTCTCAAAGCCGTAAATGCTTTCCAAGCTACATATTAGTTCAGATGGACTTTTCAGATGAAACTGCGCATTTGGTGCGTAACACTGCGAAAGTAACTGGCTTTGTGGGTAATTCTAAAAAGCCTGTACCTTTGAGCGCTGCTGAAGTTGAACGGATGCATGCGATGGTGCATGGCGCCCCTAAAGTCCGGGCGAAGATTGAGTTTGTGGAAGGCGACCAAGTCAAAGTAATTGAAGGTCCGTTCGCAAACTTTAGTGGCGCAGTGGAAGAAGTGAAGCCCGAAAAGCAGAAACTGCGTGTTTTGGTATCTATTTTTGGCCGTGCAACACCTGTTGAATTGGATTACGCGCAAGTAGAGCGTATTGCGTAATTCCAAAAGTCTGCCTAAGAAAAACGAGGAAAAATTATGGCAAAGAAGATTACAGCATTTATTAAGCTGCAGATTCCGGCAGGAAAGGCCACACCAGCCCCACCAGTAGGACCTGCGTTAGGTCAACACGGCCTCAATATTCCAGGTTTCTGTAAAGAGTTTAATGCTCGGACACAGGATCAAGCTGGAATGGTGATCCCGATCGTGATCACGGCTTATTCCGATAAGTCTTTCACTTTCGAGTGCAAAACACCCCCAGCATCGATTCTGCTGAAGAAAGCTGCCGGCCTTAAAACCGACAAAAAGCCAGGTGCAGGAGCTAAAAACCCAGGCAAGGAAAAAGTTGGTAAAGTGACCCTCGAACAAGTTGCTCAGATCGCTAAAACCAAAGCGCCTGATTTGAACTGTTACGATGTGGAAGCTGGAATTCGAATCATTTCAGGTACTGCCCGTTCTATGGGCATTGAGGTTGGGGCTTAAGAATGTCAAAGCACGGTAAAAAATTTATTCAGGCGAGCAAAAAAGTTGAACCTCAAAAGCGTTATGCTGTGAGCGAAGCTTGTGCTCTTGTCAAAGAATGCAAAACTGCAAAGTTTGATGAATCGGTTGATGTTGCGATGAACTTGGGTGTAGACCCGAAACACGCTGACCAAAACATCAGAGGCGCAGTCGCTCTGCCTCACGGTACCGGTAAAACTGTCCGTATCGCTGTATTTGCTAAAGGCCCTAAAGCTAAAGAAGCTGAAGATGCTGGCGCAGATGTGGTTGGTGCTGAAGACTTGGCTACCCGCATTGAAGGTGGCTTCATGGACTTCGATAAAGTGATCGCATCGCCAGATATGATGGCTGTTGTGGGTAAACTTGGTAAAGTTCTTGGACCTAGAGGTCTCATGCCTAACCCTAAAGTTGGCACAGTGACCATGGATGTGGCTAAGGCTGTTAAAGAAATTAAAGCCGGTAAGATTGAATTCAAGGTTGATAAGACTGGAACACTTCATGCACCACTCGGTCGCGTGTCTTTTTCAGTTGAAGATCTTCAAAACAATTTGAAAACTTTGTTTGCAGCAGTATTGCGCGCCAAGCCTGCGACTGTTAAAGGTCAGTACGTACGCAAAGTAACTCTATCATCAACGATGGGCCCTGGTGTGAAACTAGATGTGTCCCAGATGATGACTGTAGCTGAGTAGTATTTAAGATTTTGAGTCAATGACAGCAGGGGCTTTTTTAATAAAGCTTAAACAACCTGCCGAGACATAAGTGTGAATTTTCCGCGAGGATTAAACAGCGCATGTCTCGATTTATTTTAAGGAGATGTGCGAATGGAACGAGCGGATAAACAAGAACAGATTGAATTTTTAAAGGGTGTTTTTGGTTCTGCTGAGTCAATTGTTTTGACCAGCGTCCAAGGCCTGAATGCCACCCAAATAGCCACGTTGCGCCGCAACCTTCATGAGGCAGGCGTTGGTTTTAAAGTAATTAAGAACAAATTAGCTCGCATCGCTTCTGACAGCACTCCTGTCAAAGCTTTGTTCGAAGACTTCGCAAACTCAACCGCAATCGCGTGGAGTGACACAGACGCTGTGGCACCTGCGAAGATTTTGGTTAAGTTCCAAGAAGGACTAGAGAAATTTGAGATTAAGGCTGGCTATAACGCTGGTCAAAGACTGGATTTGGCACGGATTAAAACATTCGCCAAATTGCCAAGTCTGGATGAATTGCGTGCGCAGTTGTTGGGCGCCATTAATGCTGTACCGGCTAAGTTGCTGGCTCAGATTAACGCTCCAGCATCGCATGTGGTGGGTGTAATTTCGGCAAAAGTAGAAAAGGATAAGGAGTAGTAAAAATGGCAACAAATATTGAAAAATTAGGCGAAGAACTATCGGCTCTTAGCATCTTGGAAGCTTCAGAGCTTGTCAAAATGCTCGAAGACAAATGGGGCGTAAAAGCCGCATCCGGTGGTGGCATGATGATGGCAGCAATGCCTGCAGCAGGTGCTCCTGCAGCAGCAGCTGAAAAAACTGAGTTCGACGTTGTTCTTGAAGCCGCTGGCGACAAGAAGATCCAAGTGATCAAAGTCGTTCGCGAATTGACAGGTCTTGGCCTCAAAGAAGCTAAAGATCTCGTCGACGG
This sequence is a window from Myxococcota bacterium. Protein-coding genes within it:
- the rplA gene encoding 50S ribosomal protein L1 encodes the protein MSKHGKKFIQASKKVEPQKRYAVSEACALVKECKTAKFDESVDVAMNLGVDPKHADQNIRGAVALPHGTGKTVRIAVFAKGPKAKEAEDAGADVVGAEDLATRIEGGFMDFDKVIASPDMMAVVGKLGKVLGPRGLMPNPKVGTVTMDVAKAVKEIKAGKIEFKVDKTGTLHAPLGRVSFSVEDLQNNLKTLFAAVLRAKPATVKGQYVRKVTLSSTMGPGVKLDVSQMMTVAE
- a CDS encoding NINE protein, which translates into the protein MRILLLAAFVFLSHSVLANNSTHFSGAPCLSTNECDGQAFCNPDGKCQCLDGWSDLPKAACSYKEKSQAPAFILQALFGLLGAGEFYVNNNGQGAGQLILTVAVAIASGLNKAKEGKNGLLLGAHATLSLGAACWWLADLIRFGRNEVTDGNGYPLRGW
- the secE gene encoding preprotein translocase subunit SecE; protein product: MDTPLLGQNFLLSNLVGSALALIALIYSAFLNQRARDFIEQCIEELHKVAWPSWMETRKATFTVILVSLIAALILGFFDSIFGWLSNHDFFLG
- the nusG gene encoding transcription termination/antitermination protein NusG; this translates as MTETTADLKWYVVHTYAGFENKVKKGLEDRIAQYSMGERFGEIWVPTEVVEEIKSGVRKSQSRKCFPSYILVQMDFSDETAHLVRNTAKVTGFVGNSKKPVPLSAAEVERMHAMVHGAPKVRAKIEFVEGDQVKVIEGPFANFSGAVEEVKPEKQKLRVLVSIFGRATPVELDYAQVERIA
- a CDS encoding AAA family ATPase, whose product is MRIKRLEIFGFKSFADRAVIHFDAGVTGIVGPNGCGKSNVVDALRWVMGEQNAKHLRGDQMQDIIFNGSQNRGPMGLAEVSLTLENDGQLVPSEYSHFDEIEVTRRLYRNGDSEYEINKRTCRLRDITEFFLGTGVGTKAYSIIEQGRVASLVQAKPEDRRQIIEEAAGITKYKMRKLAAERKMDSTSQNLLRINDITKEVEQRLGSLEKQAQKAERFQNLNAQIRDFELHEASIRFFDFTNQAQFHRIQHSAAEEALLNQLEAIASHEAAVQTERDLLNDAQQKLNLTQSMIQAVDSSIALSQRDIQFTESTLASKQKQALHTADETKRIEQRLLQLNAEKEQLALQKQTVAAENANVEQRVSIASANLQQLTATRAGYHQTTNLIQSKIMQAAREATQAQGEINSRIQQREQAKQREKTLEQETALLKTQLEAADSQRQSLAADIQKTNEEKQSRQIEISAAQTALSELNNRLNEANQSKQKLAASLASKQGRLSALIESLKDPKRPEHAGLKRAGELVDIPESFESLIEDACGDRLEAYLVQDLLTGLELSQKGRLRFFTDTNNPLKFDIVENTEEALVKWPKARQEGIILITKSGELYDIDGSCVAGDRVKSAGLLVKKREIAALQAELTTLQSELESSTLAIEVLTKEQQSTRDQLDALKTQQQTISLSAARLEEALKNRESSDKSLRSRISALESESAKLQVNPAYSEDQLKALQDKWALALEVHQKLEMDLSAHQLQMTQFETDFAAQSEAFTHIRIEAASAKERLSHLTRSEQQTTQNIEDIRLQIQNLSRQLSELSEDEIQLHAQAKLAAEKIETATKELAALKQNQIAEQESCAKQRQVLAGLEAGISKQRQDIDALQKLTHKLLLEIREAELSLEAVNKRLYDKYQLLPAQIIHDYHHKNFDAETSEAELKTLKRQLDNLGPINQGAIEEFAELGKRYTFLSTQSEDLANALGQLEAAIQKINETTKQRFEEAFNAINERFSQVFPRLFRGGKAWLELTNPADLLNTGVEIFAQPPGKKLASIALMSGGEKALTATSLIFSIFLIKPSPFCLLDEVDAPLDEANVDRFSQMVAEMSKISQFIVITHNKRTMEKADQLYGVTMEQAGISRTVHVQVNDRAPAPTPAESELWVQ
- the rplL gene encoding 50S ribosomal protein L7/L12 gives rise to the protein MATNIEKLGEELSALSILEASELVKMLEDKWGVKAASGGGMMMAAMPAAGAPAAAAEKTEFDVVLEAAGDKKIQVIKVVRELTGLGLKEAKDLVDGAPKTVKEHVSKADAEAMKTKLEAEGAKVSIK
- the rplK gene encoding 50S ribosomal protein L11; protein product: MAKKITAFIKLQIPAGKATPAPPVGPALGQHGLNIPGFCKEFNARTQDQAGMVIPIVITAYSDKSFTFECKTPPASILLKKAAGLKTDKKPGAGAKNPGKEKVGKVTLEQVAQIAKTKAPDLNCYDVEAGIRIISGTARSMGIEVGA
- the rplJ gene encoding 50S ribosomal protein L10, which gives rise to MERADKQEQIEFLKGVFGSAESIVLTSVQGLNATQIATLRRNLHEAGVGFKVIKNKLARIASDSTPVKALFEDFANSTAIAWSDTDAVAPAKILVKFQEGLEKFEIKAGYNAGQRLDLARIKTFAKLPSLDELRAQLLGAINAVPAKLLAQINAPASHVVGVISAKVEKDKE
- the thrS gene encoding threonine--tRNA ligase, which encodes MHAHENPRDTLCHSCEHVLAAAIIKLYPGAQITMGPKDHSDGFYYDVDIGRPVVPEDLPVIEAEMKRLIKKGDAFEQTELPKAEAYGLFEKLGQRYKKEILDWIPSDTVTIYQNGDFVDLCRGPHLPNASSIKAFKLTGVSGSYWRADKNREMLQRISGIAFESQEALDSHLHKIEEAKKRDHRKLGPQLELFSVSDPLIGAGLVTWLPKGARVRVAIEDYLRDAHFKHGYEMVFSPHIAKSDLWKTSGHWEFYRDSMFAPMDVDGQEYVLKPMNCPFHILTFKNKMRSYRELPFRYAEFGTVYRYELAGVMHGLMRVRGFTQDDAHLFCRWDQIDEELDRVIGFVLMVLNKFGFSKFEVNLSTRPEKFVGEVEEWEKAEASLKRAIERHGLTYQVDEGGGAFYGPKIDIKLQDCLDRMWQCSTVQLDFNNPERFDLNFVNPEGQNERPVMIHRALLGSLERFMGILIEEHAGALPFWLAPEQIRILGIADRHLDYAKNLERALVNAGFRVTVPMGSDKLGAKIRDAQMSKVPLMLVIGDKEIEQQGAAVRTRTGEDLGFMTETALLEYCKAI